The sequence CTCGGTGCCCTTTCACCTTGGGTTCAACGCCTCTGAAAGGTCCCTTGTCTTCCAAGCCAGGTATAAAGATTCTCCCTACAAGCCTCCTTTGGGGCAGCAACCTTTCCCAGAGCTGAGCTACCGTGTCTGTATAGGTTCTGACGTCACTTCCATCCACAAATACATGGTGCGGCATTATTTCTACAAACCTTCTAAGATACCCTCAGAAAATGCCTTCAAGTATCCGATCTGGTCAACCTGGGCCTTGTACAAAAATGACATTGACCAGGAGAAACTGCTGCGCTTTGCGGGAAAGATTAAAAAGTATAAGTTCAACTGCAGCCATATTGAAATAGACGACACTTACACGCAAGCCTACGGTGACTTTGACTTTGACCCAGAAAAGTTCCCTAATGTGACAGAAACGTTCAAGAAGCTCAGAGAAGATGGGTTTCagatcacactttggacacaccCATTCATAAACTACAATTCCTCCAACTTTGGGGTGGGAATAGAGAGGCAGCTTTTCATCAAGGAGCCAACAGGGAGGCTTCCTGCTATGGTTGAGTGGTGGAATGGCATTGGCGCCATATTGGATTTCACCAACCCTTCAGCCAGGGATTGGTTTCAGAGCCACTTGAGGCAACTCCGCAACAAGTATGGCATATCATCCTTCAAGTTTGACGCAGGGGAGATTAGCTACCTGCCAAAGCAATTTAGCACCTTCCGCCCCTTGTCAGATCCCAGCATTTGGTCTCGGCGCTACACAGAAATGGCCATCCCATTTTATGAGCTCGCTGAGGTCAGAGTTGGCTACCAGTCTCAGAATATCTCTTGCTTCTTCCGGATCATTGACCGGGATTCCGTGTGGGGGTACGAACTTGGGCTGAAGTCCTTGATACCCACTGTACTGACTATTAGTATGCTGGGATACCCTTTTATATCGGCTGACATGATTGGCGGAAACTTCTTCCCCAACAAAACAGATGGGGCAGTAGAAATCCCAGACCGAGAACTCTACATCCGATGGCTGGAGCTGTCAGCCTTCATGCCttccatgcagttctccatcccacCCTGGCTTTATGACAAAGAGGTCATAGAAATTGCCCTGAAGTTCACAAGGCTCCATGAGTCTTTGGTTGCCCCCCTCTTGTTGGAGCTGGCCGGGGAGATTACCGACACTGGGGACCCCATCATACGCCCCATCTGGTGGATTTCTCCCAGTGACGAGTCTGCGCACAAGATagattctcagtttctcattgggGACACCCTGATGGTGGCTCCTGTCTTGGAGATGGGCAAGCAAGAGCGAGATATTTACATCCCAGCGGGCAAATGGCGCAGTTACAAAGGAGAGTTGTTTGAAAAGACACCCACCTTGGTGACGGATTATCCTGTTGATTTGGATGAAGTAGCTTATTTTTTGTGGGTCTCCTAACTGGTTTCCACTGCTGCCACCAGCTTTTAAGCTATGTGAAAGTCAACCATGCCTTATTCTAGGATTGTAACAACAAATAATTCTAATCCGTTAAGGAGGCGGAAGGGGGAAACTGGAAATGACTCTACAATAGCCCCTTAAATATGCTATAAAGGTCCAGCTTCATTTGTGTGATCTAGAAATGCTGGGAGAAGGCTAACAATGTCACAGGATTTGCACGTTTGAGGAAATGGTCTTTGCAGCCTCCCCTTGGGAAGCCCAGAACTACCCAGGTCCTCTCTCAGTTGCTTGATATGCACAGACTCAGAAGTGTTTCTTCCATTGTTCAAGGTGTGACTCTGGGGCACTTGTAATGCCCGATGCGGTCATTACAAATCCATCTCTAGTGCCTCAGACTGGATCGAAGTCACAGGCTGTTAGCTAAACGGTCCAGGCTGGATCTTTCTGTAAGCTGTGGGGAGCTGCTCCCTGCCTTTTTGTTTTTCCAGATACGAGCCAAGGGACCCTTCACAGCAGGAGCAACAACGCTTGTCCTCCCAGGGGATGGGTGTTTCTCCAGGTGCGGACGTGTTCAGGGTCACTATAGGACAACTAGCCTTACGTTTTACAGTGCAGTAAGCTATTATTTgaaaaaaattcttttttttcCTGCAGAGGATAGCTCCAGTGTATGGTAGGCATAGATATACATATATCTTTTTCTCCTTGTCTGATGTTAGATGAGGCTGCAGCACACTTTTAGTTCCCAAGCTGGGCAGTTTACTCAGCTCTGGGGCTTTTGAACTGAAGACATCTCAGCCTTTCCTCTTGCTGCTAGCCTGCTGTCTTGCTCAGGCACCTGCTGgttagcccccccccaaaaaaaccccacctccaATATATGGATAACATGTTTGCACCCACAGCAACAGATGTGTTTAAAAGGGTGTTTTAAAACTGTTCAAGCCATTCCTTTCTTATCTgcatctcctgctgctgctgctcctgggaTATTTTCAAAGGTGCCTTTGCAGTTTTGTTGTCATTTGAAGAATTACTTTCAACTCATCAACAGTTTCCAGGAAGAGCATCAGACTCCTccagaccagtagtgtagtggcaaattcagaagtgcacggtctcttcatgttagtcacagccacatccccttttttgctgctggattgagaatgagatcctcgttaatgccttcttccacaacaacagacatccctaggagccaataagcgttAAAGAGGAGCgtgttagcttctgagaagactcttctcagcggctgactcacgtcctttcactctgattggctccaatcagcaggaaagtggctagcacactcccatttcatgctaattgtctcataggatgctgaagacatagggaccctgctccccaaaaagtaaagggtctaagaccccctgagaccctggacgactacacccctgctccggAGAGACTGCAAGCTCTTGTTGGCAGCCCATATGAGGCTACTGGAGGGTGGGAGGTGCAGAGGATCAAACCTTTACTGCCGATTTTCCTAATAAAGGGCAAGGAATAAAACAGTTATTCCTGTGCTAAGCAAGGCTGTGCTAGATGGGGAGGTATGTGTTTTCTTTTTCCAGAAGACAACTTGAAGCAAATGCAGCCTGGTGTGGTGTTGCTGTGGGTGGTTATTGCTGTTTTCATTAGAATTTGATAAGGGAAATCATTCTCTCAAAGTCCACTGCAGTCAGTTTTTTGGGGAGTGAGGAGGTAGAATCTACTGTGCAAAAACTCCTATTCGGCTCCCCAGAACTGGGCCATGCTTAGAAAAATGGGCTAGTCCTAGGATCTCCCCGTCTTTCCAGAGTGGTAGACTCCGAACATCATAAGGACTTTCCCtccagtttctatgccctctccTTGTACGTATTTAGCTTTAAAGACTCTCAATCCTGAGAAGAAGGACATTCTGTGTTGGAGAGAAGCATGGGAGATGGCAACCAGGGCCAAAAACAGAATGTGAAGAAACTGATTGGTAGGATATCCAGGACAGagcaaacagcagaagaagcccttCACATAAGAAAGATTAGTATATGGTAATCATTGCCACAAGGTGTTTCAAAAGCTTAAATCCCTTTTAGACATTCAGACATTCATGGAGGGCAGATCTcgcaatggctattagtcatgatggctaagtggaacctccatggtcaaagacagtatacctctgaattccAGGTGCTGGGGGAACGAACATTGGGAGGGGCTGTTGCCTTTCTGTCCTTCTTGCagatttcccagaggcatctgcttgACCACTGGgggaaacaggattctggacttaCCTGGCCCTTTGGTCTGGTCCATCGGAGCTTCCTtgcacatccgcaccatacatgtaaagcacctTACTTTCTGCAAAGAATCGTGAGAACTGTGGctcgttaagggtgctgggaattgtagctctgggtagggtaaactgcagttcccaggactgTGGtgatggggaagccatgtgctttaaatgtgcattgaatgtgctttaaatgtgaggtgTGGATGTGACTAACAGTAGAAGAGACATCACCTAAAAGCCAAGGCAGAAGTCTTCAGGCATTGTGCTTGTTTATTCCTGCGTCTGCCCACTTCCCCTGTAAGGCAGGGAGCGAAGTTTGGTCTTTACAAGAAAATGGGTTCATGAATGAGGGAAGCCgaaccctctcccctccccacccacccctctgcCGTCTTTTGCTTCAATCAGTTTTGTGCCCATCCTGACTCAGTTTCCATGTCGGAACTGGGCTGGTAGAAAAGCACCTGATGTGACAGAGCACtaggttggggtggggtggggttaaagcaggaaaggggagGTTGAGATAACCTGAGCActcctgtaatttttttttaaatctcccagttccttaaaaataaagattttaaCATAACACATGTTAACATGGCACAAAACACATGAAAAACAAACATGGTGCCCCACATGTTTAGGGGACCCTaccagagcacctgttttgcgtgCGAAGGTcccaggtggtggtggttgctatTTGTTATTAGATGTGTTAATTTCTTGCcgcccaaaggtccccaagccaTTCACAACCCTGTTGAAAACAAAAGTGAAAATACCATCCCAGTCCATAAAAAAACCAATGAAACAACAACCGTCCCTACActtccacagaaagctttggaagCGCACTGACACAAACAACATTATCTCCATCTATCAGATGATCGAATGTCTGGGGAACCTgcaagtctttacctggcgccaaaaagatgtcagtgaagaagccaggtggacctcactggggagtgccTTCCACATATGTGGAGGCatggctgaaaaggccctctcccttgtcaccaccctccgagcctccttcGTGGGAGAAGAGCCTCAGAAAAAGGTCTCAGGATCTGGGTAGGTTCATTCTGGGAGAGGTGTTTCAAAAGAGGTTCaattcccaggtagggctgggagaaaatccctgtctgaaactcaggagagctgctgccagccagtgtatacaatactgaggtagatgtaccaatgggctgactcagtataaggaggcTTCCTGTGCTCATATATCTTAAGGGAAGAGCTGTATAGCTCAGTGATggggcatctg is a genomic window of Rhineura floridana isolate rRhiFlo1 chromosome 1, rRhiFlo1.hap2, whole genome shotgun sequence containing:
- the MYORG gene encoding myogenesis-regulating glycosidase, whose protein sequence is MYSFLPENFTPVKPKPVKELKPMIVAIVLGLILFIAAVVAWCYYVASLRKAERLKTEQMDLRQDGFTIKNHDGEIVFRVAFQSGILDLESCSREGANLTCTRTDKGKLNFFIKIVNPKDTVMCYRVRWEEFVADTVVEHKMFWGDAHWYGGCEMSVQHWPIMLPGYQEPMPFVTSDVYSFRNSFGGILERYWLSSKAAAIKINDSVPFHLGFNASERSLVFQARYKDSPYKPPLGQQPFPELSYRVCIGSDVTSIHKYMVRHYFYKPSKIPSENAFKYPIWSTWALYKNDIDQEKLLRFAGKIKKYKFNCSHIEIDDTYTQAYGDFDFDPEKFPNVTETFKKLREDGFQITLWTHPFINYNSSNFGVGIERQLFIKEPTGRLPAMVEWWNGIGAILDFTNPSARDWFQSHLRQLRNKYGISSFKFDAGEISYLPKQFSTFRPLSDPSIWSRRYTEMAIPFYELAEVRVGYQSQNISCFFRIIDRDSVWGYELGLKSLIPTVLTISMLGYPFISADMIGGNFFPNKTDGAVEIPDRELYIRWLELSAFMPSMQFSIPPWLYDKEVIEIALKFTRLHESLVAPLLLELAGEITDTGDPIIRPIWWISPSDESAHKIDSQFLIGDTLMVAPVLEMGKQERDIYIPAGKWRSYKGELFEKTPTLVTDYPVDLDEVAYFLWVS